The bacterium genome contains the following window.
CGAGGTCATCGATCTCATAGGAAATGCGATCGCGAACTTCGGCAGGAGCGTCGCCGGTCGAAATCTCAAGCGAGGCGCCCGGATCGATCTTGTCTCCAGCGCCTCGGAGTTCCAGCCCAACGTCCTGGGCCTGGGTGGCTGCGGGAATCGCGAGAAGTGCAGCGAGCAGTACGGCGCTCAGCGCATGGGGAGCCGGCCCAACCGAATTGCCGCGGCTGCGTCTACAGTGCCATCCCTGCTTGGCGTGCACGTCGATCATGTCCCGGGTGGTCGGAGCGAAGCCCCCGATGGTTCAACGAGGATGGCCCCCCGTAACCTAGCCCAAAGATGTACCCCGGGGCGTGCCTGACCTTTGCCCGACCCGACACTCGACTCGTGCGAGCACGAAGAAAGGGGCGCCTGGTCTTCGACTTCGGGGGTGAGCCGGACTGAGAGGTGGACGAGGGCATCCAGAACCCCGATGAGTGGGGCAAAAATCCCCCTCGACAAACAGCGCGCACGCCTTGTGGGCGAGGTTTCAGGAAGCCACCCCGCTTTCCGCGCAAGCAGACTCGTTGGTTTTCCGTCTTTGGAGGGCCCACGCGTTCTACTGCATCGCCTGGACGTAACTCCCGAGATCGAAGTAGTCCCGCCAGACGGCGATCTTGCCATTCCGAATCTCGAATACGCCGGTGCACGGGAGATCCACCTTCTTGTCCCCCATTTCCGTGCGGTCGACCCGCTCCGCCATCACGGTGTCGCCGACTTCCGCCAGGTTCAGGATCTCCCAATCCGTCTTCGTCCAACTTCCGGCGAACCCCCGGATGAAGGTCTCGATCTCCGCGCGGCCCTTCACCGGACCGGTCGGCATGTTGTGATAGACCCCATCGTCGGCGAAGTAACCCGCCAGTTCGACCGGATCGAGGCGAGACCACGCCTCACAGAACGCCCGCACCAATTCCGTATTGCTCGACATGACGCTCCTCCTCGTTGAAGCCGAGGAAGCGAGCCTACCGCAACGGGGCTTGGCTAGGAGATGATCCGCTGCATGAACGGCACGACGACGCGCACCAGGAGCGCGCTCACCACACCGACGCTCAATGCCGCCACCAGGCCGGCCGCCAACGGGCGGAGGCCGAGGCTGCGAAGACGCTTCAGGTTGGTGCCGAGGCCCACCGCCGCCATGGCAATGGTGAGGCTCCACGCCGAGAGGGTGGACACGAAGCGGATGAGGCTACTCCATGTCTCTGCCGTGATGAGGCCGGCAAACGGTGCATCTCCCAGATCGCCGATCGTTCGGAGGAAAGCCATTGCGATGAAACCGAATACGAAGCCCGGGATCATCGAACGAACGGAAGGACGATCCCCGGTAGGCCGCTCGTCGGTGCCCTCTGCGTGGTACATGAACGCCATCAACGGAATCACGGCGATCATGAACAGGTTTCGCATGAGCTTCGTAACGGTCGCCGTATCCAGAGCTTCGGGCGAAGCGTATTGCTGCATGTAGAGCAGGCCTGCACCTGCAACCTGTGTCGTGTCGTGGATGGCGGTACCCAGGAACGTCCCTGCGA
Protein-coding sequences here:
- a CDS encoding limonene-1,2-epoxide hydrolase, coding for MSSNTELVRAFCEAWSRLDPVELAGYFADDGVYHNMPTGPVKGRAEIETFIRGFAGSWTKTDWEILNLAEVGDTVMAERVDRTEMGDKKVDLPCTGVFEIRNGKIAVWRDYFDLGSYVQAMQ